One region of Erwinia tracheiphila genomic DNA includes:
- the pabB gene encoding aminodeoxychorismate synthase component 1 yields the protein MSPVYYPLSYTPGAIERLFTAVSSEPWSILLHSGFADHSDNRFDIMVADPLITLTTHGEITSVCQGGHVIESREDPLYLLQKTLQTCPFNADEHKDYPFQGGALGLFGYDLGRRFENLPQRATQDLHTPDMAIGIYDWALIADHHLKKLTLVMQDNGSSRLIWLENLQSELPEHPFRLTSPWVSNMTREQYGAKFRQVQQWLRSGDCYQINLAQRFQASFSGDEWQAFRRLNQQNRAPFSAFIRLPQSAILSLSPERFLNLTGGIVETRPIKGTLPRLADPDADRAQAVKLAHSTKDRAENVMIVDLLRNDIGRVAKPGSVTVPELFVVEPFPAVHHLVSTITAELKSELGACDLLRACFPGGSITGAPKVRAMEIIDELEPQRRNAWCGSIGYLSVCGRMDTSITIRTLTAEKGQLYCTAGGGIVADSDEQAEYQETFDKVNRILPCLEAHDD from the coding sequence ATGTCACCTGTTTATTATCCTCTCAGCTATACCCCGGGCGCGATTGAACGGCTGTTTACTGCCGTTTCCTCAGAGCCATGGTCAATACTGCTTCACTCTGGCTTTGCTGACCACAGCGACAATCGTTTTGATATTATGGTGGCCGACCCGCTGATCACCCTGACTACTCACGGTGAAATCACCTCCGTTTGTCAGGGCGGTCATGTTATCGAAAGTCGTGAAGATCCGCTGTATTTACTGCAAAAAACCCTGCAAACCTGCCCCTTCAATGCCGATGAGCATAAGGATTATCCGTTCCAGGGCGGCGCCCTTGGCCTGTTTGGCTATGATCTGGGACGGCGCTTTGAAAATCTTCCGCAGCGGGCAACGCAGGATCTGCATACGCCCGATATGGCCATTGGCATATACGACTGGGCGTTAATTGCCGATCACCATCTAAAAAAGCTTACCCTGGTAATGCAGGATAATGGCTCTTCACGACTTATCTGGCTGGAAAACCTGCAATCAGAGCTGCCTGAACATCCTTTCAGATTGACCAGTCCGTGGGTTTCCAATATGACCCGGGAGCAGTACGGTGCGAAGTTTCGTCAGGTTCAGCAGTGGCTTCGCAGCGGTGATTGTTATCAAATCAATCTTGCGCAACGATTTCAGGCAAGCTTCAGCGGCGATGAGTGGCAGGCATTCAGACGATTAAATCAACAAAACCGCGCTCCTTTTAGTGCCTTTATCCGCCTGCCACAAAGCGCCATTCTCAGCCTCTCACCAGAGCGTTTTTTAAATCTTACTGGGGGGATCGTTGAAACCCGGCCCATCAAAGGCACGCTTCCACGTCTTGCGGATCCTGACGCCGACCGCGCACAGGCGGTTAAACTGGCACACTCAACGAAGGATCGCGCAGAAAATGTGATGATTGTCGATCTGCTGCGCAACGATATTGGCAGGGTGGCAAAACCGGGCAGCGTGACGGTACCGGAACTGTTCGTTGTCGAGCCTTTTCCTGCAGTCCATCACCTTGTCAGCACCATCACCGCCGAGCTTAAATCTGAACTCGGCGCCTGCGATTTACTGCGCGCCTGCTTCCCCGGCGGTTCCATAACCGGTGCGCCAAAGGTACGCGCAATGGAAATTATCGACGAACTGGAACCCCAAAGACGCAATGCCTGGTGTGGCAGCATTGGTTATCTCAGCGTTTGCGGCAGAATGGATACCAGTATTACTATTCGCACACTGACCGCGGAGAAGGGCCAGCTTTATTGCACGGCAGGCGGAGGAATTGTTGCGGACAGCGATGAACAGGCGGAATATCAGGAGACTTTTGATAAAGTTAACCGAATTCTTCCCTGTCTGGAAGCTCACGATGACTGA
- a CDS encoding YoaH family protein, translated as MITGLPALSHEQQQQAVECIQQLIAQGMSSGQAIQLVAAQIRENHTGAMIAARFDDEDEED; from the coding sequence ATGATTACTGGTTTACCCGCGCTTTCCCATGAGCAACAGCAACAGGCTGTTGAGTGCATCCAACAACTTATCGCGCAAGGCATGAGCAGCGGCCAGGCTATTCAGCTGGTGGCGGCACAAATTCGTGAGAACCATACCGGTGCGATGATTGCTGCCCGTTTTGACGATGAAGATGAAGAGGATTAA
- a CDS encoding RidA family protein: MSIERLDPEHRMSEAVVHNDTIYYTSVPENLDEDAHAQTANALAVIDRTLARLGSDKSRILDATIFLVDKDDFPAMNRAWDTWVSPGNAPVRCTVQAGLMNPNYRVEIKIVAAR; this comes from the coding sequence ATGAGTATTGAACGTCTCGATCCTGAACATCGTATGTCGGAAGCAGTGGTACACAATGACACCATCTATTACACCAGCGTGCCGGAAAACCTTGATGAAGATGCCCACGCGCAAACCGCCAACGCCCTTGCCGTGATTGACCGCACACTGGCTCGTTTAGGCTCAGATAAAAGCCGCATCCTTGACGCCACTATTTTTCTGGTTGATAAAGACGATTTCCCGGCAATGAATCGCGCCTGGGATACTTGGGTTTCCCCCGGCAACGCACCGGTGCGCTGCACCGTTCAGGCAGGATTAATGAACCCAAACTATCGCGTAGAAATTAAGATTGTCGCTGCCAGATAG
- a CDS encoding ATP-dependent DNA helicase — protein sequence MADDFAADGALAQAINGFRPREPQGLMADAVRQAIENKQELVVEAGTGTGKTYAYLAPALRSGKKVIVSTGSKALQDQLYNRDLPTVAAALKFKGRLALLKGRANYLCLERLEQQSMAGGELVAQAMSDLVHLRSWSAETQDGDISTCGGVTEDSLLWPLVTSTNDNCLGSDCPQYQDCFVVKARRRAMDADVVVVNHHLFLADMVVKESGFAELIPQADVMIFDEAHQVPDIASQYFGQQISSKQLLDLAKDITIAYRTEIRDMQQLLKSADRLAQSTQDFRLALGEPGFRGNLRDLLNNPAIQRTLLLLDDALELCYDVAKMALGRSALLDAAFERAALYRSRLRRLKDVAQPGFSYWYECHVRHFVLALTPLSVAERFREVMDERPASWIFTSATLSVNEQMTHFVERLGVRQAATLILSSPFDFSRQALLYVPRNLPALNQAGGVQQMARMLLPLIEANNGRCFLLCTSRQMMRDLAEQFRALLTLPVLLQGETSKGQLLKQFVAAGNALLVATSSFWEGVDVRGDVLSLVIIDKLPFASPDDPLLKARMEDCKLRGGDPFDDVQLPDAVITLKQGVGRLIRDVDDRGVLVICDNRLVMRPYGAVFLNSLPPAPRTRDLERAIAFLTSSPQQ from the coding sequence TTGGCAGACGATTTTGCAGCAGATGGCGCACTGGCGCAGGCGATTAACGGATTCAGACCGCGCGAGCCTCAGGGCCTGATGGCAGATGCGGTGCGTCAGGCGATCGAGAATAAACAGGAGTTGGTTGTTGAAGCAGGAACCGGCACAGGTAAAACCTATGCCTATCTTGCCCCGGCGTTGCGCTCTGGTAAAAAAGTCATCGTTTCCACCGGTTCTAAAGCGTTGCAGGATCAACTCTACAATCGTGATTTACCCACCGTTGCAGCTGCGCTGAAATTTAAGGGCAGGCTGGCGTTGCTTAAAGGACGCGCTAACTATTTGTGCCTGGAGCGACTTGAGCAACAGTCAATGGCGGGAGGCGAGCTGGTCGCTCAGGCGATGAGCGATCTGGTGCATCTGCGCAGTTGGTCGGCAGAAACGCAAGATGGCGATATCAGTACCTGTGGCGGTGTCACTGAGGACAGCCTGTTGTGGCCGCTGGTGACCAGTACTAACGACAACTGTCTGGGCAGCGATTGCCCACAATATCAGGATTGTTTTGTCGTCAAAGCGCGTCGCAGAGCGATGGATGCCGATGTGGTGGTGGTGAATCACCACCTGTTCCTGGCGGATATGGTGGTAAAGGAGAGCGGTTTTGCCGAGCTTATCCCCCAGGCCGACGTGATGATCTTCGATGAGGCCCACCAGGTGCCGGATATTGCCAGCCAGTATTTCGGACAGCAAATTTCTAGCAAGCAGCTGTTGGACCTTGCCAAAGATATTACCATTGCCTACCGAACTGAAATTCGCGATATGCAACAGCTACTGAAGTCTGCAGACCGTCTGGCACAAAGTACGCAGGATTTCAGACTGGCGTTAGGGGAACCGGGTTTTCGCGGCAACCTGCGCGATCTGTTGAATAATCCCGCTATTCAGCGCACGCTGCTATTGCTGGATGATGCGCTGGAACTGTGTTACGACGTGGCAAAAATGGCGCTGGGGCGCTCCGCATTGCTGGATGCCGCCTTTGAGCGCGCCGCACTCTACCGCAGCAGACTACGCCGGCTCAAGGACGTGGCGCAGCCGGGATTCAGCTACTGGTATGAATGCCATGTGCGCCATTTTGTATTGGCGCTGACGCCGCTGTCGGTTGCTGAACGCTTTCGTGAAGTCATGGATGAGCGTCCTGCCAGTTGGATCTTCACTTCCGCCACGCTGTCGGTCAATGAACAAATGACTCATTTTGTTGAGCGACTTGGCGTGCGCCAGGCAGCAACACTTATTCTCAGCAGCCCTTTTGATTTTTCCCGACAGGCCCTGCTGTACGTGCCAAGAAATTTGCCGGCGCTGAATCAGGCCGGAGGTGTGCAGCAGATGGCCAGAATGCTTTTACCATTGATCGAGGCCAACAATGGTCGTTGCTTCCTGCTGTGTACCTCCCGTCAGATGATGAGAGATCTGGCAGAGCAGTTCAGAGCTTTACTCACTTTACCCGTATTGTTACAGGGCGAAACCAGTAAAGGACAGCTGCTCAAACAGTTTGTGGCCGCCGGGAATGCGCTGCTGGTGGCGACCAGCAGTTTCTGGGAGGGGGTTGACGTGCGGGGGGATGTGTTATCTCTGGTGATTATTGACAAACTACCGTTCGCGTCACCAGACGATCCACTGCTGAAAGCCAGGATGGAAGATTGCAAACTGCGTGGCGGCGATCCCTTTGACGATGTGCAGTTGCCTGACGCCGTCATTACATTAAAACAAGGAGTGGGACGCTTAATTCGTGACGTTGATGACAGAGGCGTACTGGTTATATGTGATAACCGTCTGGTGATGCGCCCTTACGGGGCTGTCTTCCTTAACAGCCTGCCGCCAGCACCCCGCACCCGCGATCTCGAACGGGCAATCGCTTTTTTGACCTCATCACCTCAACAGTAA
- the tsaB gene encoding tRNA (adenosine(37)-N6)-threonylcarbamoyltransferase complex dimerization subunit type 1 TsaB: protein MRILAIDTATEACSVALLIDKKVTAHFELCAREHTQRILPVVQHILSECQISLTDLDALAFGRGPGSFTGVRIAVGIGQGLAFGAGLPMIGVSTLKTMAQSAWRLHGTSRVLAAIDARMGEVYWAEYIRDEQGNWQGEETEAVLKPETARQRMAKLTGDWARVGTGWAAWPSLTESRSELTLNATEVILPCAEDMLPLAAATLAAGKTIEAAQAEPTYLRNEVTWKKLPGRE from the coding sequence ATGCGGATTTTGGCTATTGATACGGCAACAGAGGCCTGTTCGGTCGCGCTGCTGATTGATAAAAAAGTCACGGCACACTTTGAGTTGTGCGCTCGTGAGCATACCCAGCGGATTTTGCCTGTGGTTCAACATATCCTCAGTGAATGCCAAATCTCGCTTACCGACCTTGATGCTCTTGCTTTTGGCCGTGGGCCGGGAAGTTTTACCGGTGTGCGAATTGCCGTCGGTATTGGGCAGGGCCTGGCGTTTGGCGCCGGGTTGCCCATGATCGGTGTGTCAACGCTGAAAACGATGGCACAAAGCGCCTGGCGACTGCATGGTACAAGCCGGGTGCTGGCTGCTATTGATGCACGAATGGGTGAAGTTTATTGGGCAGAATATATTCGTGATGAACAGGGTAACTGGCAGGGCGAAGAGACCGAGGCGGTGCTGAAGCCGGAAACGGCACGGCAGCGTATGGCAAAGCTGACAGGTGACTGGGCAAGGGTGGGAACCGGTTGGGCTGCCTGGCCTTCTCTTACAGAAAGCAGATCGGAACTGACGTTAAACGCTACGGAGGTGATATTACCCTGTGCGGAAGATATGCTGCCGCTTGCTGCTGCTACCCTCGCGGCGGGAAAAACGATTGAGGCTGCACAAGCAGAGCCGACGTATCTGCGCAATGAGGTTACATGGAAGAAATTACCGGGTCGGGAATAA
- a CDS encoding Slp family lipoprotein: MRKRMSLQFGSLVLLAVLLAGCASVPDSVRGTSPTPQQDLVRVMNAPQLYIGQESRFGGKVVKVTNKNGVTRLEIAGMPLDDTARPVLGSPSTGRIYADIKGFADPVDFNGQMVTVVGIITGTEKGQIGEASYNFVTIKVNGYQRWHLTQQIITPPQPVDPWIWYGPRPGHHHGGYWGPPPGGFYTQVPAQVQTILTE; this comes from the coding sequence ATGCGTAAACGTATGTCATTGCAGTTTGGAAGTTTAGTTTTGCTTGCGGTCTTGCTGGCTGGCTGCGCCAGCGTACCGGATTCTGTTCGGGGAACGTCGCCGACACCACAGCAGGATTTAGTCAGGGTCATGAATGCACCGCAGCTTTATATCGGTCAGGAATCCCGCTTTGGCGGTAAAGTGGTGAAAGTCACTAACAAAAATGGCGTCACCCGACTTGAAATCGCGGGGATGCCGCTTGATGACACGGCGCGACCAGTCCTGGGCAGTCCATCGACGGGCAGAATTTATGCTGATATTAAAGGCTTTGCTGACCCGGTGGACTTCAATGGACAGATGGTTACTGTGGTAGGGATTATTACGGGTACGGAAAAAGGACAGATCGGTGAAGCATCCTATAATTTTGTTACCATCAAGGTTAATGGTTATCAGCGCTGGCATTTGACTCAACAAATTATTACGCCGCCGCAGCCTGTTGACCCCTGGATTTGGTACGGCCCTCGGCCCGGGCATCATCATGGTGGATACTGGGGGCCACCACCGGGCGGTTTTTACACTCAGGTACCTGCTCAGGTTCAGACAATTCTGACAGAGTAA
- the rnd gene encoding ribonuclease D, protein MNYTLITTNEALAECCLVASRVTAVALDTEFVRTRTYYPGPGLIQLFDGEHISLIDPLTITEWAPFRHLLANHNITKFLHAASEDLELFLHEFGLLPEPMIDTQILAAFNGRPLSCGFATLVESFTGIVLDKSESRTDWLARPLTEKQCQYAAADVWYLLPIAHSLIKEAQASGSLGSALNECELLCVRRQRIVEPGEAWRDITNAWQLRPRQLAALRLLAAWRLELAREKDMAVNFVVREENLWKVARFMPGTLGELDHLGLSGQEIRLHGKTLVAMVNEANALDESQLPAALNNLIDHPGYKQIFKSLKGLVVEVAEKKGISPELLASRRQINQLLSWHWALKPCDNRPELLDGWRGELLQNGIREILPE, encoded by the coding sequence TTGAATTACACTTTAATAACCACTAATGAAGCGCTGGCCGAATGTTGCCTGGTGGCGAGCCGGGTAACTGCTGTGGCGCTGGACACGGAGTTTGTTCGCACACGTACTTATTATCCCGGCCCAGGACTGATCCAACTTTTTGACGGTGAGCACATCTCGCTAATTGATCCATTAACTATTACGGAGTGGGCACCCTTTCGCCATTTGCTGGCTAACCATAATATCACCAAGTTTCTGCATGCAGCGAGTGAAGATCTGGAACTTTTTCTGCATGAATTTGGTTTGCTGCCAGAGCCGATGATTGATACGCAAATCCTCGCTGCCTTTAACGGGCGACCGCTTTCATGTGGTTTTGCTACCCTGGTGGAATCATTTACCGGCATTGTGCTGGATAAAAGCGAATCCCGTACTGACTGGTTGGCGCGCCCGCTGACGGAAAAACAGTGTCAGTATGCGGCGGCCGATGTCTGGTATTTGTTGCCGATAGCGCATAGCCTGATAAAAGAAGCACAGGCTTCCGGCAGCCTGGGTTCTGCCCTTAACGAATGCGAATTGCTTTGTGTGCGTCGTCAGAGGATTGTCGAACCTGGGGAGGCATGGCGCGATATTACCAATGCCTGGCAGCTAAGGCCCCGTCAGCTGGCAGCGTTAAGATTGCTGGCCGCCTGGCGCCTTGAGCTGGCTCGTGAAAAAGATATGGCCGTTAATTTCGTTGTGCGCGAAGAAAACTTATGGAAAGTGGCTCGATTTATGCCTGGAACGCTGGGTGAGCTGGATCATCTGGGACTGTCAGGACAGGAGATTCGCCTGCATGGCAAAACGCTGGTAGCGATGGTTAACGAGGCGAATGCGCTGGATGAAAGTCAGTTACCCGCTGCGCTCAATAATCTGATAGACCATCCGGGTTATAAGCAAATTTTTAAATCATTGAAAGGATTGGTAGTGGAAGTGGCAGAAAAGAAGGGAATCAGTCCGGAACTACTGGCTTCACGCAGGCAAATCAATCAGTTACTAAGTTGGCACTGGGCACTGAAGCCATGCGATAACAGACCTGAACTGCTTGATGGCTGGCGCGGAGAACTGTTGCAAAATGGCATTCGTGAAATTCTGCCAGAATAA
- the minE gene encoding cell division topological specificity factor MinE encodes MALLDFFLSRKKNTANIAKERLQIIVAERRRGDSEPHYLPQLKKDLLEVICKYVKIDPEMLSVKLDQKDDDISILELNVTLPEAEETPK; translated from the coding sequence ATGGCCCTACTTGATTTCTTTTTATCCCGTAAAAAGAACACAGCTAACATTGCCAAGGAACGGCTGCAAATCATTGTGGCAGAGCGCAGACGGGGTGACAGCGAACCCCATTATCTGCCACAGTTGAAAAAAGATCTTCTTGAGGTTATCTGTAAATACGTGAAGATCGATCCAGAGATGCTCAGTGTCAAACTGGATCAAAAAGACGATGATATTTCGATTCTTGAACTGAACGTCACACTTCCCGAGGCGGAAGAAACGCCAAAATGA
- the minD gene encoding septum site-determining protein MinD, with protein MARIIVVTSGKGGVGKTTSSAAIATGLAQKGKKTVVIDFDIGLRNLDLIMGCERRVVYDFVNVIQGDVTLNQALIKDKRTENLYILPASQTRDKDALTRDGVEKVLNELDKMDFDFIVCDSPAGIETGALMALYFADEAIITTNPEVSSVRDSDRILGILSSKSRRAENGQDPIKEHLLLTRYNPGRVNRGDMLSMEDVLEILRIPLAGVIPEDQSVLRASNQGEPVILDAESDAGKAYADTVDRLLGEERPFRFIEEEKKGFLKRLFGG; from the coding sequence ATGGCACGCATTATTGTAGTGACTTCAGGTAAAGGAGGCGTGGGCAAAACCACGTCCAGCGCGGCCATCGCTACCGGTTTAGCCCAGAAAGGTAAAAAAACCGTGGTGATCGATTTTGATATCGGTCTGCGTAATCTTGATTTAATAATGGGTTGTGAGCGCCGCGTCGTCTATGATTTTGTCAACGTTATCCAGGGTGATGTCACGCTTAATCAGGCTTTAATCAAAGACAAACGCACTGAAAATCTCTACATTCTTCCCGCTTCTCAGACACGCGATAAAGATGCACTGACGCGTGATGGCGTGGAGAAAGTGCTGAATGAACTTGACAAGATGGATTTCGACTTTATTGTTTGTGATTCGCCAGCAGGCATTGAAACAGGCGCGCTGATGGCGCTCTATTTTGCCGATGAGGCAATTATCACCACCAATCCTGAAGTCTCTTCTGTTCGCGACTCTGATCGCATTCTGGGCATTCTTTCTTCCAAATCCCGCCGCGCCGAAAATGGACAAGACCCCATTAAAGAACACTTGTTGCTTACACGCTACAATCCCGGACGCGTAAACCGTGGCGATATGTTAAGCATGGAAGATGTACTGGAGATCCTACGCATCCCTCTGGCTGGCGTTATTCCTGAAGATCAGTCGGTGCTGCGTGCATCGAATCAGGGAGAGCCTGTTATCCTCGATGCTGAATCTGACGCAGGTAAAGCCTATGCTGATACCGTTGACCGTCTTCTTGGAGAAGAACGCCCCTTCCGCTTCATTGAGGAAGAAAAGAAGGGTTTCCTGAAACGTCTGTTTGGGGGATAA
- the minC gene encoding septum site-determining protein MinC codes for MSQTPIELKGSSFTLSVVHLHHNDPTLVQQALADKISQAPAFLKNAPVVLNVASLNGESNWLQLQQAVTSTGLHIVGVSGCKNEQLKSDIIRAGLPILAEGKEQKKSADTVEPVNHPTPFAVKTRIVNTPVRSGQQIYAKNSDLIVTNSVSAGAELVADGNIHIYGTMRGRALAGASGEHDSQIFCTSLSAELVSIAGEYWIMDQIPGEFFGKASRLCLKDGNLSIQPLN; via the coding sequence ATGTCACAAACGCCAATTGAGTTGAAAGGCAGCAGCTTTACCCTGTCTGTTGTTCATTTACACCATAATGACCCGACTTTAGTTCAACAGGCATTAGCGGACAAAATCAGTCAGGCTCCGGCTTTTTTGAAAAATGCCCCGGTAGTGCTCAATGTTGCCTCATTGAACGGTGAGTCAAACTGGCTGCAACTACAGCAGGCGGTTACGTCCACCGGACTTCACATTGTTGGCGTCAGCGGATGTAAAAATGAACAGCTCAAGAGTGACATAATCCGTGCCGGCCTGCCCATTCTGGCGGAAGGCAAAGAGCAGAAAAAAAGCGCTGATACTGTCGAACCTGTTAACCACCCTACCCCATTCGCCGTCAAAACCCGGATTGTCAACACACCGGTCCGTTCCGGCCAGCAGATTTATGCTAAAAACAGCGACCTGATCGTCACCAATAGCGTCAGCGCCGGTGCCGAACTGGTTGCCGATGGTAATATTCATATTTATGGCACGATGCGTGGCCGGGCACTGGCAGGAGCCAGCGGTGAACACGATAGTCAGATTTTTTGTACAAGCCTGTCAGCAGAGTTAGTTTCTATAGCCGGTGAATACTGGATTATGGATCAAATTCCTGGTGAATTTTTCGGAAAAGCGTCGCGTCTTTGCTTAAAAGACGGCAACCTGTCAATACAGCCACTGAACTGA
- a CDS encoding YcgL domain-containing protein, translating into MYCAIYRSTRRDQTYLYVEKKDDFSRVPTELLQGFGQPELVMLLPLDGSKSLAKADLSKVKMAINEQGYYLQVPPPVENLLKLHTGKDKNN; encoded by the coding sequence ATGTATTGTGCAATCTACAGAAGCACCAGACGCGACCAGACTTATCTGTATGTTGAAAAAAAAGACGATTTCAGCCGTGTACCGACTGAGCTTCTGCAGGGTTTTGGCCAGCCAGAGTTAGTGATGTTGTTACCTCTTGACGGCTCTAAAAGCCTTGCCAAGGCTGATTTAAGCAAAGTAAAAATGGCGATCAATGAGCAGGGCTATTATTTGCAGGTGCCACCACCCGTTGAAAATCTACTCAAGCTTCATACGGGAAAAGATAAAAATAATTAA
- a CDS encoding fumarylacetoacetate hydrolase family protein, which yields MYQHHNWQGALLDYPVSKVVCVGSNYAKHILEMGNATPVEPVIFIKPETALCDIRQPLSIPKDLGAVHHEVELAVLIGSPLKQATEESIAKAIAGYGVALDLTLRDIQAGCKKAGQPWEKAKAFDNSCPVSGFIPASEFGSNLQNTELKLVVNGEVRQHGNTQDMIHKILPLIAYMNRFFTLRAGDVVLTGTPGGVGPMVSGDKLEISFGDHGVATRVL from the coding sequence ATGTATCAGCATCATAACTGGCAGGGCGCGTTGTTAGACTATCCGGTAAGTAAGGTAGTTTGCGTTGGCAGTAATTACGCAAAGCATATTCTTGAGATGGGCAATGCCACACCTGTTGAACCCGTCATATTCATCAAACCCGAAACCGCGCTTTGTGATATACGCCAGCCGCTGTCAATTCCAAAGGATTTAGGTGCTGTACACCATGAAGTCGAACTGGCGGTGTTAATTGGTTCGCCACTGAAACAAGCGACAGAAGAGAGTATTGCAAAAGCCATTGCTGGCTATGGCGTTGCGCTGGATTTGACGCTGCGCGATATTCAGGCAGGGTGCAAGAAAGCTGGCCAGCCATGGGAAAAAGCAAAAGCATTTGATAATTCATGTCCGGTATCCGGCTTTATTCCCGCCAGCGAATTTGGCTCTAACCTGCAGAATACCGAGCTTAAGCTGGTAGTGAATGGTGAAGTCCGTCAGCACGGTAATACTCAGGATATGATCCACAAAATTCTTCCTCTTATTGCCTATATGAATCGGTTCTTCACGCTGCGCGCCGGAGATGTTGTGCTAACAGGGACGCCCGGAGGTGTCGGCCCGATGGTTTCGGGTGATAAACTTGAAATCTCATTCGGCGACCATGGCGTTGCAACCCGCGTTTTATAG
- a CDS encoding YcgN family cysteine cluster protein, with product MTETPFWQWKTLEQMSDKEWESLCDGCGQCCLNKLQDAHTDEIYFTNVACNQLNIKTCQCRNYERRFEYEEDCIKLTRENLPTFSWLPPSCAYRVLAEGKNLPTWHPLRTGSKAAMHAGRISVRHIAVRESEVVDWEEHIINRPGRG from the coding sequence ATGACTGAAACCCCTTTCTGGCAGTGGAAAACACTGGAACAAATGAGCGATAAGGAATGGGAATCCTTATGTGATGGCTGCGGTCAGTGCTGTCTTAATAAATTACAGGATGCGCACACGGATGAAATCTATTTCACCAACGTTGCCTGCAACCAGCTGAACATAAAAACCTGTCAATGTCGCAACTATGAGCGTCGCTTTGAGTATGAAGAAGACTGCATCAAGTTAACCCGTGAAAACTTGCCGACATTTTCCTGGTTACCGCCAAGTTGTGCCTATCGGGTATTAGCAGAAGGAAAAAATTTACCGACCTGGCATCCGCTTCGAACAGGTTCGAAAGCAGCAATGCATGCCGGGCGTATTTCTGTCAGGCATATTGCTGTGAGGGAAAGTGAGGTCGTCGACTGGGAAGAACACATCATTAACCGTCCTGGACGTGGGTAA
- a CDS encoding IS1 family transposase (programmed frameshift), giving the protein MAKVDVVCPQCNETHAVRCNGHSASGAQRYICKHCSKTFQLNFSYSGAKPDTHQTIVNMAMNGYGCRDTARVLGISLNTVLRHGKKISPKQVAENIDPETEVVICCEAGEQWSYVRCKSNPRWLFYAYDRIRKRALAHVFGPRNAPTLRRLLALLSKFNIAFYMTDAWPVYKVLLSATGHVVSKKYTQRTERHNLNLRTHIKRLTRRTICFSKSEEMHDKIIGWYLTLHHYQ; this is encoded by the exons ATGGCTAAAGTTGATGTCGTCTGCCCTCAGTGCAATGAAACTCATGCTGTACGATGTAACGGACATTCAGCATCCGGTGCCCAACGTTACATCTGCAAGCATTGTTCAAAGACCTTTCAGCTCAACTTTAGCTACTCCGGTGCCAAACCAGACACACACCAGACCATTGTTAATATGGCCATGAATGGTTACGGATGTCGCGATACCGCACGGGTTCTCGGTATCAGCCTCAATACGGTTCTGCGACACG GTAAAAAAATTTCGCCAAAGCAGGTAGCTGAGAATATCGACCCCGAAACGGAGGTTGTTATCTGCTGTGAAGCCGGTGAACAATGGTCTTACGTGCGGTGTAAAAGCAATCCCCGGTGGTTGTTCTATGCTTATGACCGTATCCGCAAACGTGCTCTGGCCCATGTCTTCGGCCCGAGAAATGCCCCGACCCTGCGACGATTGCTGGCCCTGTTAAGCAAATTTAACATTGCCTTTTATATGACAGATGCCTGGCCGGTTTATAAAGTTCTGTTAAGTGCAACAGGCCACGTGGTGAGCAAGAAATATACCCAACGGACAGAACGACATAATCTTAATCTTCGCACACATATCAAACGACTGACTCGTAGAACAATTTGCTTTTCGAAGTCAGAGGAAATGCACGATAAGATCATCGGTTGGTATCTTACTCTTCATCATTATCAATAA